The following nucleotide sequence is from Mycosarcoma maydis chromosome 21, whole genome shotgun sequence.
CATTCCACCTCCGCTCGAAGAAATGTGCGATGCAGGTACATCGCGCAACGCATCTTCGTCCGTTAGCGCACCCGCACCCGCCGCAGCCACATTCGTCGGCGCAGGAGCAGGCGTCGCATCTACCAGGTACGATTTAGCGTCCGAGACCTCGATTTCAAACGCCGGCTTGGCCGCATCGCTTCCCACCTTGGCGGACGAATGACCAACCACTTTGCGAACGTCGGTCAGGTAGCCGGTCACAGCACAAGCTGCAGCCATGGCAGGCGACATGAGATGCGTGCGTCCACCTGCGCCCTGTCGGCCCTCAAAGTTGCGGTTCGACGTGGAAGCACATCGCTCGCCAGGCGCAAGCTGGTCCGGATTCATGCCCAGACACATGGAGCATCCTGCCTCGCGCCAGTCGAATCCGGCCGCCTGGAagatcttgtcgagccCCTCGGCTTCGGCCTGCTTCTTGACCAGCCCCGAACCGGGCACGAGCATGCAGTACAGTCCATCTGCCACCTTGCGTCCGTGCAGcacacgagcagcagcgcgcagATCCTCGATTCGCGCATTGGTGCACGACCCGATAAACAccttgtcgatcttgatcttttcCATCGGCGTCCCCGCTTCCAGGCCCATGTACTCGAGAGCGCGCGTCCACGCTTTCGCCTCAGCTTCGTTCGACGCGTTCTTCGGGTCCGGCACAGTGCCCGTGATCGCAACCACATCCTGTGGCGACGTACCCCAGGTAACTGTAGGCGGAATGTCTTTGGcatcgatcttgatcaCCGTGTCGTACTGCGCGCCCTCGTCACTGGGAAGCGTCTTCCAGTAGGCGAGCGCCTGGTCCCACGCTTCACCCTGCTTGGGTGCGAGAGGACGCCCCTTGATGTATTCGTACGTGATCTCGTCGGGGGCGATCAGACCGGCACGTGCACCCGCTTCGATCGACATGTTGCAGATCGACATTCGAGCCTCCATGGAAAGGGAACGGATTGTCGAACCGGCGTACTCGATCACGTGACCCGTACCACCGGCAGTACCAATCAGACCGATGATGTGCAGAATAATGTCCTTGGAGGTGACGCCTTGCGAAagctcgccatcgaccTGGATGAGCATGTTCTTGGCGCGCTTCTGGAGCAGCGTCTGCGTGGCAAGCACGTGCTCGACCTCAGAAGTGCCGATACCAAAGGCGAGAGCACCAAAGGCACCATGCGTGGAGGTGTGCGAGTCACCGCAGACGATCGTCGCACCGGGCAGGGTGAATCCTTGCTCGGGACCGATGATGTGTACGATACCCTGACGGTTGTCCGAGAGACCAAAGAAGGTGAGACCGAACGCCTTGACGTTTTCCTCCAGCGTCATGCACTGTGTTCTCGAATCGACCTGCTCGACAAACGACTTTGTATCGCGGTACGACTTGCGCGAGGCGGTAGGGATGTTGTGGTCGACGGTGGCAAGCGTGCAGTCGGTTCTGCGCACTTTGCGGTTTGCATTGCGCAGACCTTCAAACGCCTGTGGCGACGTGACCTCGTGCACCAAGTGACGGTCGATGTAGATGAGGCAGGTGCCATCCGCCTCCTcgtggacgaggtgcgagTCAAAGATCTTTTCGTAAAGCGTTTTGGGTGCCATGTTTGCAAGCGTAAGGCAAACAGATCGAATGATGCAGGAAGGATGATGGAAGAAGACGAATAAGAAAATTGATCGGCTCGGTATTTGAGCGTGGTCTCTTGCCACCAAAGCAGCGAGCTTACGGGTCGTTACTCGTGCCTCTGTGTGACTCTGAAGGCTTGAACAGACGGAGGAGCGTCGTGTGCAGCCAGTCACACTGACGTTGTGCGTACgtgagattcacgatttccaaGCATTTCCAAGCATAcagtattcgtgattcacgattttgacgattcacgattttccaatttcttctcgtcagcgtgagttgtgagtggaATTAGGACTCAACCGGAAATCcaaattgtgaatcaagttgtgagtcacgaagcgcttggctcgactACGAAATTACGCTTCTATTCGTGTTGTTGCTCGCAGCTCTCTTGCCTTGCAACACGAAGCGACCACCAGAGCCCACCGATTCAGGGTAACCACCCACCTCTGGACGACCCACCTCTGGACGACCCACCTCTGGACGAAATCATCAACACGGTGGGACGTGAGCCACATAGTCCCTCCAATGAAGTAGACGTCCAATCGTAAATCCAAGTCGTGAGCACAGAGGCGTTCGAGTGAGTCCTACTCATTTGTCAGATCTAACAGCTGTAAAATTGCCTTCCGCCTCAAGCGGCGTGtattcacaatcgtgaatttcgAGTCATCGCGCAGTCAGCCTAATCACAAGTCgacaattcgtgattatgaatcgtgaatagcgcaaaaaatcgtgattcacccgttgtgctgctctgctcaacttttcacaagtcgtgactcgtgactgtgattTGTTGGAGTTTGCAAGCCGCTCTCTCAACCAATCAGGAAAGCTTGAGATGTCATCCCTCTTGCCAAACTCAAAGGCGCGCCCAGCTTCGGATCTCTTCGGACAAATGTCCGTGATGGGTTCCCCACTCTGCTTCGACGTTGCCACTCGCTGCGGCTCAAACCACGAACACAGCGGCCAAAAGGCTTGAACTGAGCTTCTAGTCTCGCACATGTCTCGCACGCAGATCCTTGATCCACTCAACCAGACACTGCGCCTGTGCCTCGAGGTTCAGATTGGCAGACCCTTCATCCTGTGCGATTGGCTTTCTaggcactcgtgactgataTGGGGCAGCGGATTGGCACGTTTGGTCGGGTGCGTTGCTCCATGCCCCGCAAAATCGCCCATTCAAGGGTTTACTGGTCATGACCGCCAAGTCCCAGAGCCATCTCCTTGCGCCAGACAGCTCCTCTTTTCGGATAGCAGCGCATCTTTCTGCGAGACCGTACCGTACGACTGTTTATTTGCGCCATTGGATGGAAAAGCGAGAAACTGCGAGACTGCAATGGAGACTGCTTCGACAGTCGATAAATTTTGAGGAATATGCTGCTTCAAAAAGCAATGCAACAGCATTACAcccaagctcggctgtgCACAGGACAAGACAGCTCAATTGCCAAAAAGAGGCTGTGAACTAAGAAAGCGAGATCTCTCGAATGCTGGACAAGCGCAAGACAGCAGCTTGTATTCAGGAGGGTGGCTGCTAGGATTGTgcttgttgatcttggGCAGTCATGCTGACCGATGCTCGAGTTCTGAATGTTGGCTGACAAACGTGCGCAAAGTCGCCGCCGATGGATCGTAGAACGTACTGAGCAGGCATCCATCCGCCCGTTGGTCGGGTTGAGTCGGCTTCGCAATTCGCCAGAGACATTCCGTTCCGCACGAGAGATATCGGAGTTCACATTCTTTCTCTCGTGTCTCCCTGGTGCGCATATCAGCATTGAGTGAACCTTGTTGTCCTCATTCATGTATACGCCAGCGCCAATCTAGACCCACCTGCCTATCTGAAAAATTGTTCCCATCGAACTTGCTGCCACATCAGTCAGCGTGTGTATCTTCGTAGTCACCCTGATTCGGTTTAAGAGTGCGGCCACCTCATTGACATGTAACATCTTTTGCCTCGATGCAATGTGATCGCCTCGCTTTCGACCATGCGACGCTGCAGCATGCATCGTCAACTCCAGCGCAAAGGGGAAACACAGCCTCGTCGTGCCTAACTTGATCTCTGTGTATGTATGCCTGTGTGTGTCTTTTTGTCTCTCTGTTGTTCGTACGCTCTGCCTCTCCCTGTCTCTCTCGTGCATGCAGCGGCAACAcgaacaatcacgaatagttAGCGATAACAACATTCACGGTTTGTATTCGCAAAGATAAGCGCGTTCGTTCGCTGGCTTGAATTGCAGACTATTCCGCGAACCAAGGTGAACATGCTTGACTTTGACATGGACGTTTCGGTGAGTGcttccttgtccttgttcTGCCGGCCTTGACTGACTGGCATCGCAGCAGTCTGCTAGCCTAATTTGAGCGGTCATCGGGCGGAAGCACGGCATTTCTCCTGCACGGCGAAACCCCGACGATGGGTAATGGACGGTAGGTGCCACAACGTACGTTCGGTTGTAACGGTCCGGCCGCACATTTGGGATCCAGCCTAACGCTCTGTCTACAACAGGGCAAT
It contains:
- a CDS encoding 3-isopropylmalate dehydratase, which gives rise to MAPKTLYEKIFDSHLVHEEADGTCLIYIDRHLVHEVTSPQAFEGLRNANRKVRRTDCTLATVDHNIPTASRKSYRDTKSFVEQVDSRTQCMTLEENVKAFGLTFFGLSDNRQGIVHIIGPEQGFTLPGATIVCGDSHTSTHGAFGALAFGIGTSEVEHVLATQTLLQKRAKNMLIQVDGELSQGVTSKDIILHIIGLIGTAGGTGHVIEYAGSTIRSLSMEARMSICNMSIEAGARAGLIAPDEITYEYIKGRPLAPKQGEAWDQALAYWKTLPSDEGAQYDTVIKIDAKDIPPTVTWGTSPQDVVAITGTVPDPKNASNEAEAKAWTRALEYMGLEAGTPMEKIKIDKVFIGSCTNARIEDLRAAARVLHGRKVADGLYCMLVPGSGLVKKQAEAEGLDKIFQAAGFDWREAGCSMCLGMNPDQLAPGERCASTSNRNFEGRQGAGGRTHLMSPAMAAACAVTGYLTDVRKVVGHSSAKVGSDAAKPAFEIEVSDAKSYLVDATPAPAPTNVAAAGAGALTDEDALRDVPASHISSSGGGMEKFTTLTGIAAPLERSNVDTDLIIPKQFLKTIKRTGLGSALFWPLRYDAKTGEPDPAFVLNQKPYDQSKILVVTGPNFGCGSSREHAAWSLLDFGIRAVIAESFGDIFRNNLTKNGQLPVVLSRAQIQRLTQDAKAGKQITVDLVDQLVITADGKEKFSFETPEFTRHCLINGLDDIALTLQRDAQIGAFERNRSTHTPWLDGFGYHANSNSSSLLDSAKPLVNNVTATDW